In Pontibacillus yanchengensis, one DNA window encodes the following:
- the cmpA gene encoding cortex morphogenetic protein CmpA has protein sequence MPNWLQSQLMKAYYKKDKYQIKVLNQCWYFYRKKHCS, from the coding sequence ATGCCTAACTGGTTACAAAGTCAATTAATGAAGGCATACTATAAAAAAGATAAATACCAGATCAAAGTTTTAAATCAATGCTGGTATTTTTATAGAAAAAAACACTGCTCGTAA